A stretch of Kaistella flava (ex Peng et al. 2021) DNA encodes these proteins:
- a CDS encoding RagB/SusD family nutrient uptake outer membrane protein, translating to MKNFRIKNISIAVAIFGASLTMTSCINDLRQEPITEVTAASLYKDFGNYKNLLAKVYGGLAVGGQTGGDGNGDIADIDGGFSNYMRLLYTLQEITTDEAVIGWNDGTLPEFHKMTWTPTNEFNNAMYYRIYTEIAFCNEFIKNTTDEMLSSNGISGTNADEAKVMRAEVRFIRAQAYYHLLDLYGNVPFVDETTFGTLPKQISRAELFTYVENQLKAAESELKAPKANEYGRVDKAAAWSLLARLYLNAKVYTGTDRNADVIANTEKVISAGYTLNPTYENLFLADNNLNNPENIFSIVYDGLKTQTNGGTTFMVHAAIGGTMDPAAFGVNGGWGGLRTTKAFVNKFEPSDVRGRFYTSGQTLDINDLGNFNDGYAFIKYKNITSTGAAGAHDNWVETDMPVYRLADTYLMYAEAVLRGGGGSMSTAVGYINALRTRANASPVTFIDLNFILDERSRELSWENTRRTDLIRFGKFTSATYLWPWKGNAKDGIAVAEYRNLFPIPNNDLVVNKNLVQNPGY from the coding sequence ATGAAAAATTTCAGAATAAAAAATATTTCTATAGCAGTAGCCATTTTTGGAGCTTCTCTTACGATGACCTCTTGTATTAATGATTTAAGACAAGAACCTATCACAGAAGTTACCGCTGCAAGTCTTTATAAAGATTTTGGAAATTACAAAAATCTACTGGCTAAAGTATATGGTGGATTAGCAGTTGGTGGGCAAACTGGTGGAGATGGAAACGGTGATATCGCTGATATCGATGGTGGTTTCTCTAACTATATGCGTTTGCTTTACACCCTGCAAGAAATTACTACTGATGAAGCAGTAATCGGTTGGAATGATGGTACACTACCAGAATTCCACAAAATGACTTGGACTCCGACCAACGAATTCAATAACGCAATGTATTATAGAATCTATACAGAAATCGCTTTTTGTAATGAGTTTATTAAAAATACAACTGATGAGATGTTGAGTTCCAACGGTATTTCGGGAACGAATGCTGACGAGGCAAAAGTGATGAGAGCTGAAGTGAGATTTATTAGAGCACAAGCTTACTATCACTTACTGGATCTTTATGGAAATGTTCCTTTTGTAGATGAAACTACATTTGGTACGTTGCCAAAACAAATTTCAAGAGCTGAACTTTTCACCTATGTTGAAAATCAATTAAAGGCGGCTGAAAGTGAATTAAAAGCGCCGAAAGCTAACGAATACGGAAGAGTAGATAAAGCAGCTGCATGGTCACTTCTTGCCAGATTATATTTGAATGCGAAAGTATATACAGGTACTGATAGAAATGCAGATGTTATCGCGAATACCGAAAAAGTAATTAGCGCAGGTTATACATTAAACCCAACGTATGAGAATTTATTCTTGGCAGACAACAACCTTAATAATCCGGAAAATATCTTTTCGATCGTTTATGATGGATTAAAAACACAAACCAATGGTGGTACTACATTTATGGTTCACGCCGCAATCGGTGGAACGATGGATCCAGCAGCTTTTGGTGTGAATGGTGGTTGGGGTGGTCTTAGAACGACCAAAGCTTTCGTAAATAAATTTGAACCTTCTGACGTAAGAGGACGTTTTTATACAAGCGGACAAACTTTAGATATCAATGATCTAGGAAACTTTAATGATGGATATGCTTTTATTAAATATAAAAATATAACAAGTACTGGGGCTGCCGGAGCGCATGATAACTGGGTTGAGACAGATATGCCTGTTTACCGTTTAGCAGATACTTATTTAATGTATGCTGAAGCAGTTCTTAGAGGAGGCGGTGGTAGCATGAGTACAGCAGTTGGATACATCAATGCTTTGAGAACAAGAGCAAATGCGTCTCCAGTTACATTCATCGATCTCAACTTTATCTTAGACGAAAGATCAAGAGAATTATCTTGGGAAAATACCAGAAGAACCGATTTAATTCGTTTTGGTAAATTCACTTCAGCTACCTATTTATGGCCTTGGAAAGGAAATGCAAAAGATGGTATTGCTGTTGCCGAGTACCGTAATTTATTCCCAATTCCAAACAATGATTTAGTTGTAAATAAGAATCTTGTCCAAAATCCTGGTTATTAA
- a CDS encoding SusE domain-containing protein, producing the protein MKNNIFKHLFLAVTLILGLASCDDREIVTIDNVSSPIVMDLSSSSLVLDKNFPGNPALTVTWQSAVYSVPTEISYRIEIANENTFKEPYTLATVTGSERAAAFTNLQMNDAAAAIGLAPNVSTKMFIRVISYLGSGQSLAETSNVTSLMITPYVLTYPSFYIVGSASYVGWTPEKAQILYKKDNLSYIYTNLQSGENFRFLGQLAWDGKNYALNTAGTKASNQYFNQWSDVFTKPDGDDENIKFIGATGVYKITINATLGVQTIEAKPSVIPTYDFPEIYLVGNIAGNGWSPENGVAMTTVGDGVYEFTSTLAGDTEFKIIGQKSWGSLDWGNISEDGNTGFVGPKGDNGNIKFAGDGSSYKITVNLKAGIYTIIKL; encoded by the coding sequence ATGAAAAATAATATATTTAAACATCTATTTTTGGCTGTTACCCTTATCTTAGGTTTGGCATCGTGTGATGATCGCGAAATCGTAACCATAGATAATGTATCATCGCCAATCGTGATGGATCTCTCTTCCAGTAGTTTAGTTTTAGACAAAAACTTTCCGGGGAATCCTGCGCTTACAGTAACGTGGCAGTCTGCAGTGTACTCTGTACCTACAGAGATTTCTTATAGAATTGAAATAGCTAATGAGAATACTTTTAAAGAACCATATACTTTAGCTACCGTTACAGGTTCAGAAAGAGCTGCTGCTTTTACCAATTTACAAATGAATGATGCAGCGGCGGCAATCGGTTTAGCACCAAATGTATCAACTAAAATGTTTATCAGAGTAATCTCTTATTTGGGATCTGGTCAATCTTTAGCAGAGACCTCTAATGTTACTTCATTAATGATTACTCCTTATGTTTTAACTTATCCTAGTTTCTATATCGTTGGATCAGCTTCTTATGTTGGATGGACTCCGGAGAAAGCACAAATTTTATATAAAAAAGATAACCTTTCTTATATCTACACTAATTTACAAAGTGGTGAAAACTTTAGATTCTTAGGCCAATTAGCTTGGGATGGTAAAAACTACGCTTTAAATACTGCTGGTACGAAAGCAAGTAATCAATATTTCAATCAATGGAGTGATGTTTTCACCAAGCCAGATGGTGATGATGAAAATATTAAATTCATAGGTGCAACAGGAGTTTATAAAATCACAATCAATGCAACATTAGGTGTTCAAACCATTGAAGCAAAACCATCAGTAATTCCAACTTATGATTTCCCAGAAATTTATTTGGTAGGAAATATTGCAGGTAATGGATGGAGTCCAGAGAATGGAGTAGCCATGACTACTGTTGGAGATGGAGTTTACGAATTTACATCAACACTTGCTGGTGATACTGAATTCAAAATTATAGGACAAAAATCTTGGGGTAGCTTAGATTGGGGAAATATCTCAGAAGATGGAAATACTGGTTTCGTTGGTCCAAAAGGAGATAACGGAAATATCAAATTTGCAGGTGATGGAAGTTCATACAAAATCACAGTAAATCTAAAAGCTGGAATTTATACGATTATCAAATTATAA
- a CDS encoding SusE domain-containing protein, which yields MKNILKLLMVFLLPLLLVNACRDDADRDWTSPEPSFKLYDTTLGANVLYPTMENNPFILNWDNAVSGSGGYSIMISSTSDFKSKVELAKSGTNTLKTTIGALNTAMLQAGLSPYSSQTAYLRIERGTEVSNTISFAVTVYPTAGPVITNPTAGSSLVLDGSNPTVTATTFKWADYTYGVNVSYKVEMAVTGTTAFMLVGNTQNDKELAVSNFDLNEVASKLSLPVNVASNVDLRVTATSESTGGTITKSSAVVTFKLTAYQPDFKALYLVGGGTAVGWDASKAQLLYQNQNISEIYTYLENNGEFRFLGQQDWNPINYSLNADGIKDDYKYFATWSTNLEVSGAENIKFTGNSGMYKITIDQNTKSIVVTPSPIPTLPSNIYLVGSIQGWDATNAISMTQVGDGIFEYDIAISDGAEFKFIGQQSWGDLDWGNIHGGGNSGYVGPKGDNDNIKYNGGGAMYKITANIKMGTYKVTPL from the coding sequence ATGAAAAATATTTTAAAATTATTGATGGTATTTTTGTTGCCATTGCTTTTAGTAAATGCGTGTAGAGACGACGCAGATCGAGACTGGACTTCTCCAGAGCCTTCTTTCAAACTTTACGATACGACACTGGGAGCTAATGTACTTTATCCTACTATGGAAAATAATCCATTTATTTTGAACTGGGATAATGCAGTGAGTGGATCGGGAGGTTATTCGATTATGATTTCTTCAACTTCTGACTTTAAAAGTAAAGTAGAATTGGCGAAGTCAGGAACCAATACTTTGAAAACAACGATTGGTGCTTTGAATACTGCAATGTTACAAGCGGGATTAAGTCCATATTCTTCACAAACGGCATACCTAAGAATTGAAAGAGGAACGGAGGTTTCTAATACAATCTCTTTTGCTGTTACCGTTTATCCAACTGCTGGACCGGTAATTACCAATCCTACCGCTGGGTCAAGTTTAGTTTTAGATGGTTCAAATCCAACTGTTACTGCAACTACTTTCAAGTGGGCTGATTATACTTACGGTGTTAATGTGAGCTATAAAGTAGAAATGGCTGTAACAGGAACAACTGCTTTTATGCTTGTTGGAAATACGCAAAATGATAAAGAATTGGCAGTTTCAAACTTTGATTTGAATGAGGTGGCTTCAAAATTATCTTTGCCAGTTAATGTAGCTTCAAATGTGGATCTTCGTGTAACTGCAACTTCAGAATCTACTGGAGGGACGATTACCAAATCTTCAGCTGTCGTAACATTTAAATTAACAGCTTACCAGCCAGACTTTAAAGCACTTTACCTTGTAGGTGGTGGTACAGCAGTTGGTTGGGATGCATCGAAAGCACAACTTTTGTATCAAAATCAAAACATCTCAGAAATCTATACTTATTTAGAAAACAACGGAGAGTTCAGATTCTTGGGACAACAAGATTGGAATCCAATCAACTACAGTTTGAATGCTGATGGTATTAAGGATGATTATAAATATTTTGCTACTTGGTCAACTAACTTGGAAGTGTCTGGAGCTGAAAACATCAAGTTTACAGGAAATTCTGGAATGTATAAAATCACCATCGATCAGAATACAAAATCTATCGTAGTAACTCCTTCTCCAATTCCTACTTTGCCATCTAATATTTACTTAGTTGGTTCAATTCAGGGTTGGGATGCAACCAATGCAATTTCAATGACTCAGGTTGGTGATGGTATCTTTGAATATGACATCGCGATCTCAGATGGTGCTGAATTCAAATTTATTGGTCAGCAATCGTGGGGAGATTTAGACTGGGGAAATATCCATGGAGGTGGAAATTCCGGTTATGTCGGTCCAAAAGGAGATAACGATAATATTAAATACAATGGTGGCGGTGCAATGTATAAAATTACAGCCAATATCAAAATGGGAACTTATAAAGTGACACCACTTTAA